Sequence from the Streptomyces mobaraensis NBRC 13819 = DSM 40847 genome:
CTGGGCTTTGGGTGGCCGGTCGCGCCCCGTTCGGATACGTCGTCTCCCGCGATCGCGTCCTGACGCCGGACGAAGAGCCGTACATCTGCCACGTGGCGACGCGGACGGAGTGGACCCGTGCCGCACTTCTGCGGGAGATGTTCCGCAGGATTGCGGAGGACGGCGACTCTACGCGTGAGGTCTGCCGCTGGCTCGACGGCATGGGCGTCCCGTCCCCCGGCGGAAGCTCCTGGGGGTACGCGTACGTCCACCGCATGACCCGGAACCCTGCCTTCTCCGGGTGGCAAGTGATTCAGATTCGCCCGGGGCATCCGGAGGCCTATCGCAACAGCAAGGGCCAGAAGGTTCGCCTCAAGGGCAAGGCTCTGGTCACCTCCGAGATGCAGCGCAAGGCGCAAGAGACGCTGACGGGCGGCAATCTCATCCCGCTTGCCCACCGGGCCCGGGATACACGGCGCAAGCACCTGCTTACGGACCTGATGCGGTGCGAGGGGTGCGGCCGGTCGATGTCCATGGGTGGCGCGTCGTACAAGTGCCAGGCCGCAACGGGAGGCACCGGATGCAAAGCAATCGCCTCCGTCAAGGTCGAGGCCATTGAGAACTTCGTCTTCAACGCCTGGTTGGCACGGCTGACCAACGCCGCTGAAGACGACCCGATCGTGATCGCCGTCTCCGAGCGCTGGACGGCCCGCGTGAGGCCGGAGGAGACGGCAGAAGAGCAGACCGCTCGCGCTGCTCTGCGCACCGCTGAGGCCGGTTTGAAGCGGCTCCTCGACGACCGGCAGGCAGGCGTCTACGACGGCGCGGCAGCGCGGTACTTTGGCCCTCTGCTGCGGGATGCGAACAAGGCTGTCGAAGCCGCCCGAGAAGAGGTCAATCACTACTCGCACGGGGGCACTGTCACGTTGCCGTTTGAAAGTGTGGAACACGAGACCCTCACGGCCACATGGGATGCGGCGGACCTGCCCAAGAAGCGTGACCTCCTCCGCCTTGCCATAGAGCGCATAACGGTCCGCAAGGCTCCGCGCCAGGGCGCCCGTTTCAACGGTCACGAACGGCTGGTCATCGAGTGGGCTCAGCCTGCCCAGCAAGAGGACTTCGCAGAGGCCGCGTAAGCCCGCCTGAGCGCCTATCAGCCCCACCTCTCCACTCCCGGAGGGGTGGGGCTTTTCGTATGCCTACAGCAGCCCATGCGGGGCAGGAAGGGCCTACCGGTAGCCAAGCCACCCGAGGGGCCCGCTGTCAGCGGAGAGAGCGTGACGAAGCACGATAGCCCTCGCCGATCCGCCAAGCCGATGACCTGCTAGAAGTGGCGAAGTGACGTTTTAGAGGTAGGTCCATGTATCCCCATAGAGCGCCTATAGGGAAAACAAGGCTCGCCTTCAAACCGCCACTTCGCCACCCTGGCAGCCACACAGGGGCGCGCGACAGTGCGAGGGTCCCGATCTGCGAAACCTGACGGTATGACGGTTTGGAACCCCGCTTTGGTTTCCCCTGTAGAACCTGTAGGGGAAAACGAGAACGGCCTTCGTTCCGTCATTTCGTCAGGGTGCAGCTATCCGTCAGGCGTCAACGTCCAGACGTGACCGACATCACGGCCACGCGGGCGACGCGTGGACCGACGGCAGAGAACCCTTGCGCTCCAGTAGCCATGGGGGCGCCGCATAGGGGCCAACCCGCCGACGGCGATCGGAGTGCGGTGGAACGGTGATTCTTGGCTTTTTCTGGAATGCCTTAAGAAACCTATAGGGAAAACAGAATCGCCCTCCGAATCGCCGTTTCACCGCACCGTGACGGGCATCACTCGGTGGGATGCGGAAAGCGATGGAAACGGTGCCGCTCCAGGCAACCCTCACGCTCTAGCAAGGGCAGAGAGCGGAGTATGATCACCGCATCATGTGATGCGGTGCCCCTCCTAGCTGTCGCGGCATTCGAGCCCGACGCTATAAGGCAGTTGACGCCCGTGCAGGGGCGACCCTTGATCCTTCGGCGAATCACATTGAGCGCACTTCGATACCGCCCAATTCGTCGAACCGTCCCCCTTACCGTTACGTGCTGCACCACGTTCCGGTAAGGGGGATTTCTCGTACCTAGAATCAGGAGGTGCCAGGCTTGACAGGGATTCGTACAACCAACTTGAAGACGCTTCAGGCTCATTGCGCCGAAGTCAAGAGGATCGAGCATCGCATTGCCGCCGCCCGAAAGTGCCGCCGCGAACTCATCGAAACGTACGGCACTGGCACCGTAGACGCCCGCGAAGGTGGCCGCCCCCTCACCATACAAATCCGTGAGGACGCTAAGAAGCTGGGTGACGTGTGGGACAAGTTCTTCGAGGGCATGTAATGCCAGACAACGACCCGGGAAGTCTCAACGCCGCCCAACTCGCTGCGCAGCATTCACCGGAAGAGCTCGCCCGCATGGTCGTCAGCCATCGGCGCCAGGCAGTATCGGCCCGACAGCATGCGCGCCGGGAGCAAGACAAGGCGTTGGCGGCAATGAAGGACGCGGCGGAGCAGTCCGCAAAGGCTGCCGGTCTGACCAGCAGGGGAAGTCAACGCCCGCCCAGCCCAAAGGAGTTGGCGGCAGAGATCCGGTTGCACGTATTCAACGAACTGCCCGTGCCGGACGACCTGAAGCGCATGTTCTCTCGACTTCAGCTCGCGCAGATGAGCCCACAGCAACGCGCCGACTACGAGGCCGGACGCCAGCGTTAACCACGACAGAAAGGGCTACCCATGACTAATAAGATTCAGATTGACCAGGTAGCAACTGCCGCCCTGGGGCTGCTTTCGTACCAGTCCGTGCTTGGTGCCACTGTCCACCGTGACGCCGAAGCGGAGTTTGAAGGTGGCCGAGGATCGGTTGTAGGTGTTCGCCTGCCGAAGCAGCGGACCGCTAAGAACTACACGGGCACCACCGAGTACGTTGACGTAGAGGAAGGCATCGCGCACGTCAAGCTGACCGACGAGCCGACCGACGCCGCAAAGCTTGGCACTCGCGATCTGTCCCTTGATATCCGCGACTTTGGCGGACAGGTCCTCATGCCACAGCTCGACGCGGTTTCTCGCTACATCGAGAAGAACCTGGCCACGCTCATGAACACGCAGAGCGAATCGGCGGATGCTGTGGTCATTGACCCGGCCGCCCCACTCAAGGCAATTGCCGCAGCCTCTGCCGAGTTCGTCCGGCGCGAGATCGACCCGGGGGACCGTTTCCTAGCTGTAGGCCCTGACGTGTACGGGGCCCTGCTGGACGTCGAACAGCTTCAGCGCGTGGACGCGTCGGGAGATGATTCGATGCTTTCGCGCGCCGAGATCGGGACGCTGTTCAACTTCCGCGTCATCGTCTCGCCCCTTCTGACGGGGGCCATCGCTTACCACACGACGGCTTTTGCGCTGGCGAATCGGTCACCGAACGCCAACGAGGGTGCAGGCAAGTCGAGTTCGCAGACGTTCAACGGTTACGCAATTCGTGCGACGCTCGATTACTCCGCTGACGTCAAGTCGGATGTTTCTATCGTTGACTCGCTTTGTGGTTCAACGATTCTTGATCCGAATCGGATGATTGCGTTCAAGCTCAAGGCGAGCAAGCGCTAAGCCGCTCACTCAAAGCGCATTCGGTATTTTCCGTTCGCTGAGGGTGGGCACTGACCCCCTGCGGCTCCGACCCGAGCCGGGGGCCAATAGCGCGCCCGTCCGTGTACGGGTCTGGGGTTTTTCGTCCTGGCCCCTCGCGGGGCGGGGTACGGGAGGGCCTGAGCGCGAGCAGGGCCAGCCCGCCTGCGTATCAAAGGTGACCCCTTCGCCGGCTCGGGGTGCCTGACGTCCAACTCCCATGCCAGAACAGGGGAGTTGACCTCCTTCGGTTCCATGGCCCCGCACCTTCCCCTGTCAGGGTGGATGCGGGGCCTTCTGCGTGTCCGGGACTGCTGGCCGGGCGTACGCTGGATGGACGAGAGCACGACACCACACGCATTAGGCGGGGATCATGAGCGCTCTAGGGGAGAACGTCAGGAAGCACCGGCGGCTACGGGGTCTGACTCAGGAACAGTTGGCCTACGCGGCTGGCCTCGCTCCCTCCACCGTCGCCAAGCTGGAACAGGGCGGAAACGTCCGCATCGAAACCCTTCACATTCTGGCTCGCGCGCTGCATGTGAAGACCTCTCAACTCATGGCGTCCGACACGCCGGAACCTGTCCGAGGCGAAGACTCGACGCGCGTTGGACTCGCCGAATTGCGGAGCGCCCTTACTCCGCCCCTGGGAATCATCAACAGTGGGAGCGAAAGGCCCAACGAGGAACCAAACCTCCCCGCACTGCTGGACGTGATCCGTACCGGGTCGGCGGCATACGATTCAGATAACTTCGGTTCTGTGGCTGGCAAGATGCCTCAGATCATCCGAGACGCCAATTCCGCTGTCGCCTACTTCGACAACGGAGAGGAGCGCACAGAGGCGTTGTCTGCCCGTGCAGAGGCGTACTTGTTGGGCGGCCGGTACCTCACGCAAGTTCGGCAATATGACCTCGCCTATCACGCGCTGTCCGGGGCCATTCAGGACGCACAAGCAGTACGAGACATGGATACCGCTGGCTATGCCGTGGTGATCATGTCGTGGCTTCTGTTGAGGCAAGGGCGTTTCGATGACGCGGAGCGCGCTGCCATTGAAACGGCGGATCACCTGGAGCCGCGAATCTCGAAAGCTCCCCCGGAAAGGCTCGCAGTCTGGGGCTGGCTTGCCCTGCAAGCGGCTGCCGCTGCTGTTCGCAACAACCGTCCCGACGACAGTGCGGAAGCTCGCCGGATTGCCGAGTCTGCCGCTGCTGCCCTGGGAAGGCATCCCGACACTCGTCACCGATTCGGACGGTTCGACACCACCGTTGCCGGAATGAAGGGGCTGGAGGATGAGTTGATCTCGGAGAACGGCGACCCTTACCGCGTGATTGACGAATCCAC
This genomic interval carries:
- a CDS encoding recombinase family protein gives rise to the protein MSVEHVCTICGKSEPNAVDLYTRKSKRLREDDHRREQSTDAQCEQGHRWAHRNGYAVRKVWRDIQSAFKDVKRSDFDRALRALANGEVPALWAYAIDRFSRKGADDLLKVIGKARVIFDMDGLDSNETRDRRWIINRAEEARESSENLSKRVRDTKEAQRDAGLWVAGRAPFGYVVSRDRVLTPDEEPYICHVATRTEWTRAALLREMFRRIAEDGDSTREVCRWLDGMGVPSPGGSSWGYAYVHRMTRNPAFSGWQVIQIRPGHPEAYRNSKGQKVRLKGKALVTSEMQRKAQETLTGGNLIPLAHRARDTRRKHLLTDLMRCEGCGRSMSMGGASYKCQAATGGTGCKAIASVKVEAIENFVFNAWLARLTNAAEDDPIVIAVSERWTARVRPEETAEEQTARAALRTAEAGLKRLLDDRQAGVYDGAAARYFGPLLRDANKAVEAAREEVNHYSHGGTVTLPFESVEHETLTATWDAADLPKKRDLLRLAIERITVRKAPRQGARFNGHERLVIEWAQPAQQEDFAEAA
- a CDS encoding P22 phage major capsid protein family protein, which gives rise to MTNKIQIDQVATAALGLLSYQSVLGATVHRDAEAEFEGGRGSVVGVRLPKQRTAKNYTGTTEYVDVEEGIAHVKLTDEPTDAAKLGTRDLSLDIRDFGGQVLMPQLDAVSRYIEKNLATLMNTQSESADAVVIDPAAPLKAIAAASAEFVRREIDPGDRFLAVGPDVYGALLDVEQLQRVDASGDDSMLSRAEIGTLFNFRVIVSPLLTGAIAYHTTAFALANRSPNANEGAGKSSSQTFNGYAIRATLDYSADVKSDVSIVDSLCGSTILDPNRMIAFKLKASKR
- a CDS encoding helix-turn-helix domain-containing protein codes for the protein MSALGENVRKHRRLRGLTQEQLAYAAGLAPSTVAKLEQGGNVRIETLHILARALHVKTSQLMASDTPEPVRGEDSTRVGLAELRSALTPPLGIINSGSERPNEEPNLPALLDVIRTGSAAYDSDNFGSVAGKMPQIIRDANSAVAYFDNGEERTEALSARAEAYLLGGRYLTQVRQYDLAYHALSGAIQDAQAVRDMDTAGYAVVIMSWLLLRQGRFDDAERAAIETADHLEPRISKAPPERLAVWGWLALQAAAAAVRNNRPDDSAEARRIAESAAAALGRHPDTRHRFGRFDTTVAGMKGLEDELISENGDPYRVIDESTGKARFSDHAMKAARIAETDKEWNRHRLTVATAFVKVGEHDKALDRLTAVDYANPQWLRHQRMAQDVMTAIVQRRKRRLTAEMRAMAAHLGVLG